CGATTCCAGTATGATGTCAAGAAAGTCTAGTAAGACGTGTGGTCCCGTCAGAGATACGATATGGCTCTGCTTTCAATGTGTCTGATAAGGTGATAATCTGTCTGCTGTGATAGAAGTTATGTAACACAATAGAAATGACATTTAAGAGTGTGACGATTCCATGACTACACTGTCATCttcagactaatgaccaatgtatTAGCACTGATATATGTTTTGTCCGAGATGGTAAACGACTCGACTGACAATTTAGGATGTTTCGCCTCTATCACGATCCTATTGACACCAAGGTTGAAAATTgtgacgagatggtaacaatgaAGTAGAATCAAAGAAATTAGTGTACACACTGTAGTGAAACTGTTACGGCAACTGATGTTTTGCGTCATTTCCGGTTCCCATTTTGAAGGAAAATCAAGGTGAGTGTCAAATCAAAATTGGCGTCCGTAAGTAGTTTCGCAAGGTTATAAGCCACTGCGATGTACATTGTTTCTGCATTAAAAGGTtgattgtttttatgttttattttgtacagTCCATTCGATCAAAAGGAAATAGGTTAAATTTCGTGTAACACCTCTCGAAAGCTCACGAGAACTacttttcttgttttgttttcttgagGACCAGACAAAATTTGCTAAAAAACACAATTAATTCCATATTGAAAGTTAGTTACTGCCCCATTAAGCATGTTTTATATGTCAATGGAACGTTGATAACGTGATCATGATTGATACATTGGTTATTTATAGACATTAACAGGAACTAACTGATGTTATTTTGGGGTGAATCAAATACATGACGATTATTTTCGGAAACGGTCGACGAGAAAACCAGTTCACTAAACTATCGTTTTAATGTACAAATAACACAACAATTACCAACTACCTGTGAATATAATATTCAATACTAATTTTGATCACACACTCACCTTGTTTTCCTTTCGAAGCGGGAACCGGAAACGACGCAAAACTTCCGTTTCCGTAACAGTCACACGACAGTGGTACAAGCTgatgtgatgtactgtagtcgAATAGGTGACCCTTTGTTTTAAAGTGGTCACTGTTACATGGACATTTCGTAACAACTACAACActtgtaaacatttgttttaaattcatgttcaaatgaatgatacgttttgttttatatataacgTAAAAGCCGGTTGTACCATATGACCCCTGCAGGGTCTGGAATAGTTTATCTTCTGTTTGATACACTGAATGTTTTTCTAATGTCACGTTAAGTTGATAGAGGCGATAAGTTGATAGTTGACTAACCTCTTAtttccccctcccccctctcCTTGTTGAGCATCCACTTTTTGTACCAAATCCCTAACTACAACACCTGAGGTCGTTGCATTGTCGCCCCGCCCCCGTTAATTAAAGTACTCTGCCTGTTGCAAGCATTAATAGTGTGTACACTGCGTCTGTTAAGATATGATTACATgatatatgtctgtatatgtaatatagatataatgtaaaCATCTATATGTGTCGTCATTCTGTGTATCCTCAGTGATAACGTGGATCGTCCATAGAGAGATATTGGAGGTAGACAGTTCGTTCGGACCTCTCGCCGCCGTACAGACCGGTACCTACCATTCTAAACATGTATTATGTTACAGCTGCTGTTTTGGTATGGATGGGTGTGAGTGCATCGGGGGAAAGTTGTCAGCGTGACATACAGACGGACTGTCGTGATCAGGTAGTGTTCTAGtttatcacagaaaaaataTGGGTCATCTATGTAGGAGTAAAGATCCACAAAGTATAAATATAGTTATGTAATATACCAAATAGTTcgtttggacatgtagtttcttaaTATCGCCAATTATTTGCTATATATGCTatcagtttcttctatagagtgactttgtggtaagatgtagcatcGAATAATTTAAAGtcacaaaaataatcaaacacgaAAAATCGCAAAGCTGTTATGCTGACAAGTGTTTATAACACAaagtaggagcatttgtttgacagGATTTTACTTTATGTACGTATACACATTTTGACCTTCAATCTGGCCctatattttactttttaagACACTCAATCATATTAAGGAAGGCGTTTTTAAGACAAAATGTTAGAGTGGTGTTTGTGTTGGGTTTTTTTGAGAAATTTGCGTCTTTACCTCAAACGAAGCGTTTTAGCATTAAAGAGAAAACTTGCATCTTTGCATTCTCTAGAATGTCTAATAATAGCCTTTATGATGTTTGAAATACgtccatatatatcatatctatgTGATATTCACAAccaacattttcatttaaagtacaaaataaaatccgtgtttatacatatcataaagtcaaatctggtcgAATCAAAATTCAACATGGAACAGAATGCCGTGTATCAAACTGTATCAGAGTTAGCTCCCTTGCGCCTTTTCTGTGTGAGGCGGTATACTCGGACACTATGTGGTAGTCGTATCTGATTCACAATAAGTACATTATCTGAAATGTTTAGCTCTGATCCTTCAAAATGGGCGAACTATTTCTGGTTTCTGGATCCCAGATGACTACGGCTGCCGGGTgtatatttaataataaaaaagtaaataataaaaaaaaactttacaaaatattcatcCCCTTTACAATAAGGTTATAGGAAGCGACTCGATAATTCTGTTAACTACGCATTTAATTATCGtcatgttttaataaaaaaaaaaactgtcatcCTTACCACTCGTTCGAAGCAAATGATATTGACCGATATAGCTCTGCTCCTAGCGCTAAACAGGCATACTTGTAATGCAAAGTGATTTATTCCGTGAAGGAATTTCTGCCTCGCTTACCTTCTGTTGTAGCGATGATCTGTCACCAATTCATGTAGACATTGGTGTCGGGTTAGAGACAATTGTttttacatattacacaaatTGACATTTTACTGAGAATgtactgtgtattatatcaaggttttaccgtatataaacgaggggcgttatatcaaggttttaccgtatataaacgaggggcattatatcaaggttttactctatataaacgaggggcgttatatcaaggttttactgtatgtaaatGAGGGACATTGTATTGGGGTTTTACGAGATATAAATGTGGGgcaaagagaaaaaaatcaatgttttactcaataaataaaaatgacctCATACCAAGCTTTTAATGTGTATTTTGTGGTAGTGGCACGTATATAATTTGAATGTCAGGACTTAAATAAGGTGACTGCATATCATAAGTTTttctatatacaacatttaatcgtatatttacatgtttctCTTCTGTATACAGCATTTGATCTTCTATTTACAGGTTCCCTTCCCTAACTGCGGATACGAAATAAAACCTCTAACAAGCGTGTTTGGTGCAGAGGTCATCGGTGTTGACCTTACGTCACTGAATCAAAACTGCGCAGACGCACTTAGACAGGAAGCGTATATGTACAGGTTCCTGTTGTTCAGGAGTCAGAATTTAACATGGCAAGAACAAATCAAGTTTACCAACAAACTGGGGCCAGCTTTCAAGGAGACCAGTTCGCTACGGCGGAAGTTCCACCCAAAGACTCCTGATCCGCATATAGGTTACTTCTCCAATGACCCGACTGAGGGTATTCCCGGACAGGGGATTGAGGGATGGCACGTCGACGGAAACAGTGTCCCGCTCCACACCATTTTACTTTCATTTATTGCGTTAACGCCATCCGTAATGGTCCAACTCTGATCGCACCACTGAAGGAAATCGTGGATTTGTTCCCTCCGGAAGACAGAGCCTACCTGGAAACCATTTTATATGTCAGTGGATTCAATGGAAGTATCAACATGCCTCTGATATACAAACACCCTGTCCGAAACGATGACACCATTATGCTGGCTCTGAATAGCCTCTCTGGACAATACATTCGTCGCCATGGTGACCAGGATGAAATTCTATCACAAGAACAGACACGATTTATCCAGGACATGTTGTTAGGAAAGATTCTTGGTTCGAATCTGATTTACTCTCATCAGTACAAGTCCGGGGATTTGTTGCTGCTGAACAACCCTTCAGTTGCCCATATCGCCGGAGCAGGATCACAGAGTCCGGTAGAAGTGGCGGGTCTTCGTCTCATGCATCGCTCGACCGTCCGCGGAGACCGTCCGCCAAGCAAGGACTCTACCATCAAATACGAATGTGCTCAGTTCGAACCATTCCAAAATGGGTATTGCTTATTTTCATTGAAGGATTCGGTGTTTTATCCTCGTTACGGAATATTTGACACAAGGGAATGTTGCTAGGCAGAGATGCAAGAATATCGACAAGAACGCAGACCTAGCTACCCTACCTAATGAAAAGTGGAACAATCTTGCCAAGACCATCATCCGACGAACTGGGGTTCCTCATTGGTTAAACGGGACGAATCCGAATAGAAAAGATGTGTTTTGGGGAACCGTGAAAAGTGAATTTACAAATTGGCATACTGGTCAGCCGAATGATCACGACGGACCGGAAGTTTGTTTAATTATAGGGCCGTTCGGAACTTGGCTTGATCTGGCGTGCGAACCCAAGACAAAGCCAGGTGCAGACCCTGGCCCCGTGATCACGTGGGAAGACGGGGTCAAACGAAAGTTTAATGTGTATCCGCTCTGCGGTGTTCCATACGATCGCCTGTCGTAGTTATTCTTCTCTCTGCTTGGCTTGGCCTCAAAAATACACCATGAAATGATAATAAAGACTATGTATGTGTCGATAAAAGCTGATTCTACTGTcagttttataattattgattgTTCAAATCAAAGATGGTTGTTTTAAGCACGCTCGAAGTTTCCTTTACTTTCAACATCGTGACAGTATAGAATGCATAGGCCTGTTATTTGAAACGCTTCTTGTAAGTAGCcgatttatttgaaatataacgGTTTTGAACCATTTTCAATACATTTACCAAAATGACTGATAGACTGGTACACTCCCTTGCGTACTTTACAAAGGACCGGAAGCCAGTAACCATCTTCAGCCTACTGCGCATGCTAATCATTtcatcatgatgattataactTCCAGTAGAGAAAAAAGCGTCAAAGGTGTCTCTGCCATAAGCACATTGGACACTGTTTGCCTGATCTAATGTTAAAAAGAGAAACTTAAGTTCATCTTCGTTCGAACAAGGCATTTCTATCTGGTAgacaaaaaatcacaatattttattttattttctaaaataaactCTAAGATGGATAAGCTGACATATATTATTCAATGAAGGATATTACAGAAACTATGTATATAACATCTTTATAACCAAAAAGTGCCGAACGTTTAAACATTAATTGTAATCACTTCTTCAATTTGTATCAACCGCGATAATTATCACACGCGCTTCGTTTAAATAGCCGATCGTACGCACACGATACAGTCGTGCGCATGTCATGCAGACTCTTGTGCATCCTGCAGACATTGCGCACACATCATGTGAAATTGCCAAGTACTAGGATAGGAAATGTATATGCACGTTCATTTTCTGACGTTCAGATTTATGTGATGTGATATGAAAACTAAAATAAGTTTGTCTTAGTGAAGTTTCCGAACAAAATATCTGGAATTAATTAATTGGATAGACCGTGGAATACTATTTTATCTATTACTGGGACTAAGGTTGGAGTATGCTGGCCAATGTTTGAATCTTAAATCGTATTATTTGGTTTCTGTCCAGTTTTGTAAGACCTCTAagaaattacatatttaaatagGAACCATTTTAGGATGTTTACGAACCAACTTAACTCGggaaatatatagtatatataattattagaTAGTGACAGAGTCCGACAGACAGGCCGACAGACAGGCCAACAGACAGGCAGACAGACAAACAGgccgacagacagacagacagacagacagacagacagacagacagacggttTATAACTTCAAATACACGTTCATGTGTAAAATGCATTTCCTAAATCTTTGACCCTTTATGCCCATTCCTGATATCGTTATCACAATCCGTATGTGTGTGTACTTGTGAGTGCAGTACGTTGTATTTTTACAGGAATATATCCAgatatgtataaaacaaaaagccTCGTTTTGTTTACACCGATAACACCTGATTATATAGAACGCATACAAATCTAGACCTGCCTCTTCTTATCGTACAAAGGTACCTGTGATACCCTCTACGTGATAAAACAGACAACTGTGTTTAAACAAATAAGTTTGTTCGatcaaaatgtaaattgatTTACATAGAAAGTGATTTTCTATGTCCCGACGTTTTACTGTGTGTACTTATATACAGCACTGAGATtcaaaaattctaaaaaaaaaaaatggaataagACTGCAAAACGACCTGaacgttatgtgatcactgatcaatctacatttttttttatttattttagctGCGTTGTTTAAACATAATGAGGCTCAGTGCCACAATATTAGATATAAGTATTCCCAGTAACTCTATGAGTTCATACTCGGGACTCGCATGTAGATTTGTCATTGTGTGATTATCGAAGTGTAAGTGCATGTGTAAGCATTCAACGCTACTCTAATAAGCTAGTTGCAGggcttatatataattacagaatgaagaaattgaattgaaataagaaagaaaagagaatattTTGGGAGTATTTCAAAACAGCAGTTCTTATGTGTCAACGCCAGAATTTTAAAGCATTCAGGGCTAACGCCAAAATCCGAGCCCATCCCAAAATACTGCACTATACTAAATATGAGTTGCATATATTATACTTATAAATGATGATAATGTATTTAATGATATGAAGATATTGATGATAAACGACGAGCGAGGACTAGTGGTGACGACGACgacggcggcggcggcggcggcggcggcggcggcggcggtgGTGATGATTGTGATTGCCAAAGGGCTGCAGTGTTAGTGTGTGTTATTTGTTTGACCATGTACTCACTGTGGTGCAACTAGTACGGCAACGATGTTTGGACCCGTTTCCGGTATACGCCTCGATACAGAAGAAGCAAAACGGTAGGTTCAAACTAGTGCTATTTTAACATCATGCGCATGTTGTCACAACCCTATGTTCAACTCACGGTTTTATGAAGTATTAAGCTTTATATAAGTACGGTGTTTTCATGcagattgtttatataaaacatacaatattgCTATTTACTTTGAAGGAGATGCGAATTCCTACCGACATTTCCAAACTTTTGCCTTTATCCTGtttaattttgcaaaatttccACAGAACATGAGTGAAAAACGATACCCTGGGTTAATGCCCATAAATTGGATACATAGATTGTTACATTTGATCCAGAAACGACCTAGTATGACTAATTGTTTACATCGTTGTGTCAATCTCGACGCAACAGTTTGGATCAGTTTCAATGCGAAAATGTGTACGGTTTGGAATTCGAAATGGCAACGGCTTGGTATTAGTTTGGACATTTTATTTCAACTACCATTTTACTTTCCCCCGTTGATTTTGCATAACAGCTGCCATCAGGACTGATAACCATGTCTTGGTTTTGTAGTTTTACACAACCTTCTTCGGAGAAATGCAGTTCTGGAAAGAAGACAGGTAGCACCTTCGACACGGCCGTTTCAACTGCGTGTATTTCATCCTGAGAGCCATAGTCAAACTGTTCTTGAAGTTTTGCCGAAGTGGCGTCCCTTTTTTCCCAAAACCGAACGTGATCATAATGCTCCTGTTGAGCCTTGAGGGTATCCAATCCAAGAGCCTTATTCAGTGTACTGCCCTGTGACCACTGCTGATTCTCTGATACTGAACTACTGTTCACTCCTTTGCTTAATCAATCTGCAATCCTCAGTTTGTTccggaatgtcattcaggtgTCTATAATTCGTTTGCTTGGCAAGTTTTATGCTTCCGTTAAGTATGTAGTCTGAAGAGCATCCGTTCAGGCCTAACCTGTCAATAAGTAGCAATG
The window above is part of the Pecten maximus chromosome 2, xPecMax1.1, whole genome shotgun sequence genome. Proteins encoded here:
- the LOC117343764 gene encoding uncharacterized protein LOC117343764, whose amino-acid sequence is MPLIYKHPVRNDDTIMLALNSLSGQYIRRHGDQDEILSQEQTRFIQDMLLGKILGSNLIYSHQYKSGDLLLLNNPSVAHIAGAGSQSPVEVAGLRLMHRSTVRGDRPPSKDSTIKYECAQFEPFQNGYCLFSLKDSVFYPRYGIFDTRECC
- the LOC117341620 gene encoding uncharacterized protein LOC117341620; this translates as MYYVTAAVLVWMGVSASGESCQRDIQTDCRDQVPFPNCGYEIKPLTSVFGAEVIGVDLTSLNQNCADALRQEAYMYRFLLFRSQNLTWQEQIKFTNKLGPAFKETSSLRRKFHPKTPDPHIGYFSNDPTEGIPGQGIEGWHVDGNSVPLHTILLSFIALTPSVMVQL